A stretch of the Glycine soja cultivar W05 chromosome 13, ASM419377v2, whole genome shotgun sequence genome encodes the following:
- the LOC114381860 gene encoding guanine nucleotide-binding protein subunit gamma 3-like isoform X1 — translation MATSPTTTTTTTTVRSSSVPSLPPPSPKSPPEYPDLYGKRRETARVHMLEREITFLEQEELKSVEGLQAASRCCKEIADYVMANADPLLPSTKKNRRSCGFWKWLCGMPCFNLSWICCCCCCCEGLSLQLKLPRCCCDCKPCSCSCSCLPSIKCCSLPKWSCCCSCPKSNCCKEGCGFGNCCTFPRSCNFGCPTCPSCPSCCSCKCTCTCSCPSCPKVSPCCCCTKSCWRPCCFCC, via the exons atgGCCACTTctcccaccaccaccaccaccaccaccaccgttCGTTCTTCTTCCGTCCCTTCTCTGCCTCCACCCTCCCCCAAGTCCCCGCCGGAGTACCCAGATTTGTATGGCAAGCGCCGTGAAACCGCCAGGGTTCACATGCTCGAGAGGGAAATCACTTTTCTCGag CAGGAAGAATTAAAATCTGTTGAAGGCCTTCAAGCAGCTTCAAGATGCTGCAAAGA GATTGCTGATTATGTGATGGCAAACGCAGATCCTCTGTTACCTTC AACCAAGAAGAACCGTCGATCATGTGGCTTCTGGAAGTGGCTCTG TGGCATGCCCTGTTTTAACCTCTCTTGGATCTGTTGCTGCTGTTGCTGCTGTGAAGGGTTATCTTTACAACTAAAATTGCCACGCTGCTGTTGTGACTGCAAACCATGCAGTTGCAGTTGCAGCTGTCTTCCATCCATCAAATGCTGCTCCTTACCAAAGTGGAGCTGTTGTTGCTCTTGCCCCAAATCAAATTGCTGTAAAGAGGGTTGCGGTTTTGGAAATTGTTGTACTTTCCCACGTAGTTGCAATTTTGGGTGCCCAACTTGTCCATCTTGCCCCTCTTGCTGCAGTTGCAAATGCACCTGCACTTGCTCTTGCCCAAGCTGTCCAAAGGTAAGCCCATGTTGCTGTTGTACAAAGTCATGTTGGAGAccttgttgtttttgttgctaG
- the LOC114381858 gene encoding subtilisin-like protease SBT1.8, protein MDSSISLFFLLLQLTMLSATKKTYIVHMKQRHDSSVHPTQRDWYAATLDSSPDSLLYAYTASYNGFAAILDPQEAHVLRASDSVLGVYEDTRYTLHTTRTPEFLGLQAHSAFWQDLHQASLDVVIGVLDTGVWPESQSFDDSQMPQIPTRWRGNCESAPDFDPSLCNNKLIGARSFSKGYRMASANARKNREPASPRDLDGHGTHTASTAAGSAVSNATLLGYATGTARGMAPQARVAAYKVCWTGGCFASDILAGMDQAIQDGVDVLSLSLGGSSSSVPYYFDNIAIGAFAALERGIFVACSAGNTGPRSGSVANVAPWIMTVGAGTLDRDFPAYATLGNGKRFAGVSLYSGEGMGDEPVGLVYFSDRSNSSGSICMPGSLDPDSVRGKVVVCDRGLNSRVEKGAVVRDAGGVGMILANTAASGEGLVADSHLVAAVAVGESAGDEIREYASLDPNPTAVLSFGGTVLNVRPSPVVAAFSSRGPNGVTAQILKPDVIGPGVNILAGWSGAVGPSGSQDTRKTGFNIMSGTSMSCPHISGLAALLKAAHPDWSPSAIKSALMTTAYTYDNTESPLRDATGEESLSTPWAYGAGHVNPQKALSPGLLYDASTQDYIYFLCSLNYTLDHLRLLVKHPDANCSKKFADPGDLNYPSFSVVFGSNKVVRYTRTLTNVGEPGSAYNVAVSAPSTVDITVNPNKLEFGEVGERQTYTVTFVSNRSVNDSATSGFGSIMWSNEQHLVRSPVAFTWTYF, encoded by the coding sequence ATGGATTCATCAATTTCCCTTTTCTTTCTCCTCCTCCAACTCACAATGCTATCTGCGACCAAGAAGACTTATATAGTGCACATGAAACAACGCCACGATTCCTCCGTGCACCCCACGCAGCGTGACTGGTACGCTGCCACTCTAGATTCTTCTCCAGACTCTCTCCTTTATGCCTACACCGCCTCTTACAACGGCTTCGCTGCCATACTCGACCCTCAAGAAGCCCACGTGCTGCGAGCTTCCGATTCCGTCCTGGGCGTCTACGAGGACACGCGCTACACGCTTCACACCACTCGCACCCCCGAGTTCCTGGGCCTCCAGGCCCATTCCGCCTTCTGGCAAGACCTCCACCAGGCCTCACTTGACGTCGTCATAGGTGTCCTCGACACTGGCGTCTGGCCCGAATCGCAAAGCTTCGACGATTCCCAAATGCCTCAAATCCCCACTCGCTGGCGCGGTAACTGCGAGTCCGCACCTGACTTCGACCCTTCTCTCTGTAACAACAAACTCATCGGCGCTCGAAGCTTCTCCAAGGGCTACCGCATGGCCTCTGCTAACGCTAGAAAAAACAGAGAACCTGCTTCGCCGCGTGACCTCGACGGCCACGGCACCCACACCGCCTCCACCGCCGCTGGCTCCGCCGTTTCCAACGCCACGCTCCTCGGCTACGCCACCGGCACGGCCCGCGGGATGGCGCCGCAGGCGCGCGTGGCGGCCTACAAAGTCTGCTGGACCGGCGGCTGCTTCGCCTCCGACATTCTCGCCGGAATGGATCAGGCTATCCAGGACGGCGTCGACGTCCTTTCGCTCTCCCTCGGTGGCTCCTCCTCCTCCGTCCCTTACTACTTCGACAACATCGCCATCGGAGCCTTCGCGGCGCTGGAGAGAGGCATCTTCGTCGCGTGCTCGGCGGGGAACACCGGACCTCGCAGCGGTTCTGTCGCGAATGTCGCTCCGTGGATCATGACTGTCGGCGCCGGCACGCTGGACCGTGATTTTCCGGCGTACGCTACTCTCGGAAACGGAAAACGCTTTGCCGGAGTTTCGCTTTACAGTGGAGAGGGGATGGGAGACGAACCGGTCGGTTTGGTTTATTTCAGCGACCGGTCGAACTCGTCAGGCAGCATTTGCATGCCGGGTTCGCTCGACCCGGACAGCGTGCGCGGGAAGGTGGTGGTTTGTGACAGGGGACTCAACTCGCGCGTGGAGAAGGGTGCAGTGGTGCGCGACGCCGGCGGGGTTGGGATGATACTCGCAAACACGGCGGCGAGTGGCGAGGGACTGGTGGCGGACAGTCACTTGGTGGCCGCCGTGGCGGTGGGGGAATCCGCGGGGGATGAGATCAGAGAGTACGCGTCTTTGGATCCTAATCCAACCGCTGTTCTCAGCTTCGGTGGGACCGTGTTAAACGTGAGGCCCTCGCCAGTGGTGGCAGCATTCAGCTCTCGCGGGCCCAATGGAGTCACGGCCCAAATACTAAAACCCGATGTTATTGGGCCTGGAGTGAACATCTTAGCGGGATGGTCTGGTGCCGTTGGCCCATCTGGGTCCCAAGACACTCGCAAAACTGGCTTTAACATCATGTCTGGAACTTCCATGTCTTGTCCCCACATAAGTGGTTTGGCTGCGTTGTTGAAAGCTGCGCATCCAGATTGGAGTCCAAGTGCTATCAAATCTGCACTAATGACAACGGCTTATACCTATGACAACACAGAGTCTCCACTTCGTGATGCAACGGGCGAAGAATCCCTCTCCACACCATGGGCCTATGGGGCCGGTCATGTCAACCCACAAAAGGCCCTATCTCCTGGGCTTCTTTATGATGCCTCCACCCAAGACTACATTTACTTTTTGTGCTCCTTGAACTACACCCTCGACCATCTTAGACTCCTTGTGAAGCATCCTGATGCCAATTGTTCTAAAAAATTTGCTGACCCTGGCGACCTCAACTATCCATCCTTCTCGGTTGTTTTCGGAAGCAACAAGGTTGTTCGATACACGCGCACGTTGACCAACGTGGGGGAACCGGGATCCGCGTACAACGTGGCGGTGAGCGCGCCATCCACCGTGGACATAACGGTGAATCCAAATAAGCTTGAGTTTGGAGAAGTAGGGGAAAGGCAAACGTACACGGTGACATTTGTATCGAATAGGAGTGTTAATGATTCCGCTACGTCTGGTTTTGGTAGCATTATGTGGAGCAATGAACAACACCTAGTTAGGAGCCCGGTTGCATTTACATGGACCTATTTTTGA
- the LOC114381860 gene encoding guanine nucleotide-binding protein subunit gamma 3-like isoform X2, with product MATSPTTTTTTTTVRSSSVPSLPPPSPKSPPEYPDLYGKRRETARVHMLEREITFLEEELKSVEGLQAASRCCKEIADYVMANADPLLPSTKKNRRSCGFWKWLCGMPCFNLSWICCCCCCCEGLSLQLKLPRCCCDCKPCSCSCSCLPSIKCCSLPKWSCCCSCPKSNCCKEGCGFGNCCTFPRSCNFGCPTCPSCPSCCSCKCTCTCSCPSCPKVSPCCCCTKSCWRPCCFCC from the exons atgGCCACTTctcccaccaccaccaccaccaccaccaccgttCGTTCTTCTTCCGTCCCTTCTCTGCCTCCACCCTCCCCCAAGTCCCCGCCGGAGTACCCAGATTTGTATGGCAAGCGCCGTGAAACCGCCAGGGTTCACATGCTCGAGAGGGAAATCACTTTTCTCGag GAAGAATTAAAATCTGTTGAAGGCCTTCAAGCAGCTTCAAGATGCTGCAAAGA GATTGCTGATTATGTGATGGCAAACGCAGATCCTCTGTTACCTTC AACCAAGAAGAACCGTCGATCATGTGGCTTCTGGAAGTGGCTCTG TGGCATGCCCTGTTTTAACCTCTCTTGGATCTGTTGCTGCTGTTGCTGCTGTGAAGGGTTATCTTTACAACTAAAATTGCCACGCTGCTGTTGTGACTGCAAACCATGCAGTTGCAGTTGCAGCTGTCTTCCATCCATCAAATGCTGCTCCTTACCAAAGTGGAGCTGTTGTTGCTCTTGCCCCAAATCAAATTGCTGTAAAGAGGGTTGCGGTTTTGGAAATTGTTGTACTTTCCCACGTAGTTGCAATTTTGGGTGCCCAACTTGTCCATCTTGCCCCTCTTGCTGCAGTTGCAAATGCACCTGCACTTGCTCTTGCCCAAGCTGTCCAAAGGTAAGCCCATGTTGCTGTTGTACAAAGTCATGTTGGAGAccttgttgtttttgttgctaG